The proteins below are encoded in one region of Aeromonas jandaei:
- a CDS encoding DUF1439 domain-containing protein encodes MILQSMLLSLAMLGQGSYDINEQQINQYLQSQVQVDKQLELPGIIKAHVKLEQSDVQLGRQRPDTARVYGKGKLKIALPDNTEYDARLQMTYEARPRYDKSQSALFLDNMKLVEYKLEPEAAEKKFGLMLGMLLQSMEKRLESQPVYKLNDKDPQQAWLKENLLGLELSPGKIHLLTKER; translated from the coding sequence ATGATTCTGCAATCTATGCTGCTCAGCCTGGCCATGCTAGGCCAAGGCTCATATGACATCAATGAGCAACAGATAAACCAGTACCTGCAATCTCAGGTTCAAGTCGACAAACAGCTGGAGTTGCCCGGTATCATCAAGGCCCATGTGAAGCTTGAGCAGAGCGATGTACAACTCGGTCGCCAGCGTCCGGACACTGCCCGGGTCTACGGCAAGGGCAAGCTCAAGATCGCCCTGCCCGACAACACCGAATATGATGCTCGCCTGCAGATGACCTATGAAGCGAGACCCCGTTACGACAAGAGCCAGAGTGCCCTGTTTCTCGACAACATGAAACTGGTGGAGTACAAGCTGGAGCCGGAGGCAGCGGAGAAGAAGTTTGGTCTGATGCTCGGCATGCTGCTGCAAAGCATGGAAAAAAGGCTGGAGAGCCAACCCGTCTACAAGCTCAATGACAAGGATCCGCAGCAGGCATGGCTCAAAGAGAATCTGCTGGGGCTGGAGCTGTCACCGGGCAAGATCCATCTGCTTACCAAAGAACGCTGA
- a CDS encoding GNAT family N-acetyltransferase → MELTFEEYCDADLSLIRDYYETTFSHYVPDLAERIFVVRDAHWLVGAVRVRDEEDFYHLCGFRLLPHYQSLGLGSRLLQHACHGLDDKPVVCQALPFEKPFYIKAGFADLPLHRLRGSLFSLFERQQQQGYQVELLVRETSQPLPN, encoded by the coding sequence ATGGAACTCACCTTCGAAGAGTACTGTGACGCCGACCTCTCTCTGATCAGGGACTATTATGAAACGACCTTCTCCCACTACGTGCCGGATCTGGCCGAGCGGATCTTTGTCGTGCGCGATGCTCACTGGCTGGTCGGGGCGGTCAGGGTGCGGGACGAAGAGGATTTCTACCATCTGTGTGGTTTTCGTCTGCTACCCCACTATCAGTCACTCGGGCTGGGATCACGCCTGCTGCAGCATGCCTGCCACGGACTCGACGACAAGCCGGTGGTGTGTCAGGCCTTGCCATTCGAGAAACCCTTCTACATCAAAGCCGGTTTTGCCGATCTGCCACTGCACAGATTGCGAGGCTCTCTCTTCTCTCTTTTTGAGCGGCAACAGCAACAGGGTTATCAGGTGGAGCTGTTGGTGCGGGAGACCAGCCAGCCCCTCCCGAATTGA
- a CDS encoding lytic transglycosylase domain-containing protein, which produces MKAWKLTGHLLLIPLAGWCEAPPPAEVVFLSAAPVPPLRLPLATPEAQAQAQAQAQAQQGNKQIHVYKSVQKNGVIRYSDMVPEQGNYELLLFNDCFACDPKSDVNWHTTGLFLYDYASTIKAAADTYHVEPALIRALIHAESAFNPMAISRKGAMGLTQLMPETARELGVGNALLAEQNIFGGVKYLAGLLKQYDGNIALATAAYNAGAGAVQKHGGIPPYAETRAYVERVQLLHQRYKEMLQAKGL; this is translated from the coding sequence TTGAAAGCATGGAAGCTGACAGGCCATCTGTTGTTGATCCCCTTGGCAGGATGGTGCGAAGCGCCGCCTCCTGCCGAGGTGGTTTTTCTGTCGGCAGCCCCCGTTCCACCTCTGCGCCTGCCGCTTGCAACCCCCGAGGCACAGGCACAGGCACAGGCACAGGCACAGGCACAACAGGGGAACAAGCAGATCCATGTTTACAAGTCGGTGCAGAAGAACGGCGTGATCCGCTACTCGGACATGGTGCCGGAGCAAGGCAACTACGAGTTGCTGCTCTTTAACGACTGCTTCGCCTGCGACCCGAAATCGGACGTCAACTGGCACACTACCGGGCTTTTTCTCTATGACTACGCCAGCACTATCAAGGCGGCGGCAGACACCTATCACGTAGAACCGGCCCTCATTCGGGCACTCATCCACGCCGAATCGGCCTTCAATCCGATGGCGATTTCTCGCAAAGGGGCCATGGGTCTGACCCAGCTGATGCCGGAAACGGCGCGGGAGCTGGGGGTTGGCAATGCCCTGCTGGCAGAGCAGAACATCTTCGGCGGGGTAAAATACCTGGCGGGATTGCTCAAGCAGTATGACGGCAACATAGCGCTGGCTACCGCAGCCTATAACGCGGGAGCAGGCGCCGTGCAAAAACATGGTGGCATCCCCCCTTACGCCGAAACTCGCGCCTATGTGGAGCGTGTCCAGCTGCTGCATCAGCGATACAAAGAGATGCTGCAGGCCAAGGGGCTATAG
- the aqpZ gene encoding aquaporin Z codes for MKPVAAEFLGTFWLVLGGCGSAVLAAAFPHVGIGLLGVSLAFGLTVLTMAYAIGHISGCHLNPAVTIGLWAGGRFPASGVISYIVAQVLGAIAAAAVLYVIASGQAGFDLSAGFASNGYGEHSPGGYSMMAALVCEAVMTGFFLFVIMGATDSRAPAALAPVAIGLCLTLIHLVSIPVTNTSVNPARSTGVALFVGDWAIGQLWLFWVAPIVGAILGALAYRLVAAEQK; via the coding sequence GTGAAACCTGTAGCAGCAGAGTTTTTGGGAACCTTCTGGCTGGTATTGGGAGGTTGTGGCAGTGCCGTGCTGGCTGCAGCCTTCCCCCATGTAGGGATCGGCCTCTTGGGTGTATCGCTGGCATTTGGCCTGACCGTACTGACCATGGCGTATGCCATCGGCCATATCTCCGGTTGCCATCTCAACCCGGCAGTCACCATCGGGCTGTGGGCTGGCGGTCGTTTCCCGGCTTCCGGCGTGATCTCTTACATAGTGGCGCAGGTGCTGGGGGCAATTGCCGCCGCTGCCGTACTCTATGTGATTGCCAGTGGCCAGGCCGGTTTTGATCTCTCCGCCGGCTTTGCCTCCAATGGCTACGGTGAGCACTCCCCGGGCGGCTACAGCATGATGGCGGCACTGGTGTGCGAAGCTGTGATGACCGGCTTCTTCCTGTTCGTCATCATGGGCGCTACCGACAGCCGTGCGCCAGCTGCGCTTGCTCCGGTTGCCATCGGCCTGTGCCTGACCCTGATCCATCTGGTGAGCATTCCGGTGACCAATACCTCGGTCAACCCTGCCCGCAGTACCGGTGTCGCGCTGTTTGTCGGTGACTGGGCTATCGGCCAGCTGTGGCTGTTCTGGGTTGCCCCGATCGTCGGTGCCATTCTGGGTGCGCTGGCTTATCGCCTGGTGGCGGCTGAGCAGAAGTAA
- a CDS encoding DUF1653 domain-containing protein — protein sequence MHAPTPGRYRHFKGGYYQVLTLASHTETGEHLVIYQSEQDGTVYARPVAMFMEWIEHQGQVVSRFSPIK from the coding sequence ATGCATGCACCCACACCCGGCCGCTATCGTCACTTCAAGGGGGGTTACTATCAGGTGCTGACCCTGGCCAGCCATACCGAAACAGGCGAGCATCTGGTGATCTATCAGTCGGAGCAGGATGGCACCGTCTATGCCCGCCCCGTCGCCATGTTCATGGAGTGGATTGAGCATCAGGGTCAGGTGGTCAGCCGATTTTCGCCGATCAAGTGA
- a CDS encoding pyridoxal phosphate-dependent aminotransferase: protein MFTIDKSHKLDDVCYDIRGPVHKEARRLEDEGHRILKLNIGNPAPFGFDAPEEIIKDVILNMPQSQGYCDSKGLFSARKAVMQYYQQKGMRKVDIDDIYIGNGASELIVMAMQALLNNGDEMLVPSPDYPLWTAAVTLSGGHAVHYRCDEGADWYPDLDDIRARITPRTRGLVLINPNNPTGAVYGSEFLLEVIEIARQHNLIIFADEIYDKILYDDISHTSVCTLCDDVMVVTFNGLSKAYRACGFRQGWMVITGPKGRARGYIEGLEMLASMRLCANVPMQHAIQTALGGYQSINELILPGGRLRKQRDKAWELLNEIPGVSCVKPKGALYMFPRLDPKVYDIRDDQKMVFDLLQQEKLLLVQGTGFNWPAPDHFRLVFLPREEELEDAIGRLARFLKGYKQ, encoded by the coding sequence ATGTTCACAATCGACAAGTCGCACAAGCTCGACGATGTCTGCTATGACATCCGCGGCCCGGTGCATAAAGAAGCTCGCCGTCTCGAAGACGAAGGCCACCGCATTCTCAAGCTCAACATCGGCAACCCGGCCCCGTTCGGCTTTGATGCGCCGGAAGAGATCATCAAGGATGTGATCCTCAACATGCCCCAGAGCCAGGGCTACTGCGACTCCAAAGGGCTCTTCTCCGCCCGCAAGGCGGTGATGCAGTACTACCAGCAAAAAGGGATGCGCAAGGTCGACATCGACGACATCTACATCGGCAATGGCGCCAGCGAGCTTATCGTGATGGCGATGCAGGCGCTGCTCAACAACGGCGACGAGATGCTGGTGCCCTCCCCCGACTACCCGCTCTGGACCGCCGCCGTCACCCTCTCCGGTGGCCATGCGGTGCATTATCGCTGCGACGAAGGGGCCGACTGGTATCCGGATCTCGATGACATCCGCGCCCGCATCACCCCGCGCACCCGCGGCCTGGTGCTGATCAACCCCAACAACCCGACCGGCGCCGTTTACGGCAGCGAGTTCCTGCTGGAGGTGATCGAGATCGCCCGCCAGCACAACCTCATCATCTTCGCCGACGAGATCTACGACAAGATCCTCTACGACGATATCTCCCACACCAGCGTCTGCACCCTGTGCGACGATGTGATGGTGGTGACCTTCAACGGCCTCTCCAAGGCCTACCGCGCCTGCGGCTTCCGTCAGGGCTGGATGGTCATCACCGGCCCCAAAGGCCGTGCTCGCGGTTACATTGAAGGGCTGGAGATGCTGGCCTCCATGCGGCTGTGTGCCAACGTGCCGATGCAGCACGCCATCCAGACAGCCCTTGGCGGCTACCAGAGCATCAACGAGCTGATCCTGCCGGGCGGCCGCCTGCGCAAGCAGCGGGACAAGGCATGGGAGCTCTTGAACGAGATCCCGGGGGTCTCCTGCGTCAAACCCAAGGGGGCGCTCTACATGTTCCCCCGCCTTGACCCCAAGGTGTATGACATCCGCGACGACCAGAAGATGGTGTTCGACCTGTTGCAACAGGAGAAGCTGCTGCTGGTGCAAGGCACCGGCTTCAACTGGCCGGCGCCGGATCACTTCCGGCTGGTGTTCCTGCCCCGGGAAGAGGAGCTGGAGGATGCCATCGGCCGCCTCGCCCGCTTCCTCAAGGGCTACAAGCAGTAA
- a CDS encoding YfcC family protein — MTTPNEAPKKRQLPTVYTLLFIIIALMAALTWVLPAGKYNYVTAKTQQPVAAAAVADYSGDERLLPVPGSYTELPSHPQGVFDVLKAPIQGFHKAADVALFVLIIGGFLAVTMQSGALDAGVGAIVRGFAGRERLLIPVLIALFALGGSTFGMAEETVAFWALIVPVMMAAGFDRMVAAGIILLGSGVGVLASTVNPFATGIASGFAGIPIGEGIGLRVIQWLLLVIFASWFVMRYAKQVQQDKSRSVLADIVYDDEFSQMKSGNLAFTGKQKLTMLVFFGTFLLMIYAVVPWSDLGIDALPTFGWWFDELSTLFFSASILIALINRMPESNYVATFLNGARDLIGVALVVAVARGIYVVMEHGVIIDTILHWAEGLVSGLSSSVFILMAYLVHIILSFFIPSTSGLATVSMPLMGPLADFSGISRDLVITAYQSASGWINLFAPTAAHLVAGLALAKIPYDRFVRWVLPFIIGVALITMAVLVAGALLHG; from the coding sequence ATGACCACTCCAAATGAAGCGCCCAAAAAGCGCCAACTCCCCACTGTCTATACCCTGCTTTTCATCATCATCGCCCTGATGGCAGCCCTCACCTGGGTGCTGCCGGCGGGCAAATACAACTATGTGACGGCCAAGACCCAGCAGCCGGTGGCGGCCGCGGCCGTGGCTGACTACAGCGGCGATGAGCGACTGTTGCCGGTGCCCGGCAGCTACACCGAGTTGCCCTCTCATCCGCAGGGGGTATTCGATGTGCTCAAGGCCCCCATTCAGGGCTTTCACAAGGCGGCCGACGTCGCACTGTTCGTGCTCATCATCGGTGGTTTTCTCGCGGTGACCATGCAGAGCGGGGCACTGGATGCCGGGGTGGGAGCCATCGTGCGCGGCTTTGCCGGGCGCGAACGGCTGCTGATCCCGGTGCTGATCGCTCTCTTTGCTCTTGGTGGTTCCACCTTCGGCATGGCGGAGGAGACGGTGGCCTTCTGGGCACTGATCGTGCCGGTGATGATGGCGGCGGGCTTTGATCGCATGGTGGCGGCGGGGATTATCCTGCTTGGCTCCGGGGTCGGGGTGCTCGCCTCCACCGTCAACCCGTTTGCTACCGGCATCGCCTCCGGTTTTGCCGGCATTCCCATCGGTGAGGGGATTGGCCTGCGGGTCATCCAGTGGCTGCTGCTGGTGATCTTCGCCTCCTGGTTCGTGATGCGCTACGCCAAACAGGTGCAGCAGGACAAGTCCCGCTCCGTGCTGGCCGACATTGTCTATGACGACGAGTTCTCCCAGATGAAGAGCGGCAACCTCGCCTTCACCGGCAAGCAGAAGCTCACCATGCTGGTATTCTTCGGCACCTTCCTGCTGATGATCTATGCGGTGGTGCCCTGGTCGGATTTGGGGATCGATGCGCTGCCCACCTTTGGCTGGTGGTTTGACGAGCTCTCCACCCTGTTCTTCAGCGCCTCTATCCTGATCGCGCTGATCAACCGGATGCCGGAGTCCAACTATGTGGCGACCTTCCTCAACGGGGCGCGAGACCTCATCGGAGTGGCGCTGGTGGTAGCGGTGGCGCGCGGCATCTATGTGGTGATGGAGCATGGCGTTATCATCGACACCATCTTGCACTGGGCCGAGGGGCTGGTGAGCGGACTCTCTTCGTCAGTCTTCATCCTGATGGCTTATCTGGTGCACATCATCCTGAGCTTCTTCATCCCGTCCACCTCGGGGCTGGCGACCGTCTCCATGCCGTTGATGGGGCCACTGGCTGACTTCTCCGGCATCTCGCGGGATCTGGTGATCACCGCCTATCAGTCCGCCTCCGGCTGGATCAACCTGTTTGCCCCCACCGCCGCCCATCTGGTGGCGGGTCTGGCGCTCGCCAAGATCCCCTACGATCGCTTCGTGCGTTGGGTGCTGCCCTTCATCATCGGGGTAGCTCTCATCACCATGGCGGTACTGGTGGCTGGCGCCCTGCTGCACGGTTGA
- the fabV gene encoding enoyl-ACP reductase FabV, with translation MIIKPKVRGFICTTTHPVGCEANVRRQIAYTKAKGTIENGPKKVLVIGASTGYGLASRIAAAFGSGAATLGVFFEKAGTESKTGTAGWYNSAAFDKAAKEAGLYAKSVNGDAFSNECRAKVIELIKQDLGQIDLVVYSLASPVRKMPETGEVVRSALKPIGEVYTTTAIDTNKDQIITATVEPANEEEIQNTITVMGGQDWELWMAALRDAGVLADGAKSVAYSYIGTDLTWPIYWHGTLGRAKEDLDRAAAAIRGDLAAKGGTAHVAVLKSVVTQASSAIPVMPLYISMAFKIMKEKGIHEGCMEQVDRMMRTRLYASDMALDDQARIRMDDWELREDVQQTCRDLWPSITSENLSELTDYTGYKQEFLRLFGFGLDEVDYDADVNPDVKFDVVEL, from the coding sequence ATGATTATCAAACCCAAGGTTCGCGGCTTTATCTGCACCACCACTCACCCGGTTGGCTGTGAAGCCAATGTTCGTCGCCAGATTGCTTACACCAAAGCCAAGGGCACCATCGAGAATGGTCCCAAGAAGGTGTTGGTGATCGGCGCTTCCACCGGTTATGGTCTGGCCTCCCGCATTGCTGCCGCCTTTGGCTCTGGCGCCGCCACCCTCGGCGTCTTCTTTGAAAAAGCGGGCACCGAGTCCAAGACCGGTACCGCCGGCTGGTACAACTCCGCTGCCTTCGACAAGGCTGCCAAAGAGGCAGGCCTCTACGCCAAGAGCGTCAATGGCGATGCCTTCTCCAACGAGTGCCGCGCCAAGGTGATCGAGCTCATCAAGCAGGATCTGGGTCAGATTGATCTGGTGGTCTACTCTCTGGCCTCTCCGGTGCGCAAGATGCCGGAAACCGGCGAAGTGGTGCGCTCTGCCCTCAAACCGATCGGTGAGGTTTACACCACCACCGCCATCGATACCAACAAGGATCAGATCATCACCGCCACCGTTGAGCCGGCGAACGAGGAAGAGATCCAGAACACCATCACCGTCATGGGCGGTCAGGATTGGGAGCTGTGGATGGCCGCCCTGCGCGATGCTGGCGTGCTGGCTGACGGCGCCAAGTCCGTGGCTTACTCCTACATCGGTACCGATTTGACCTGGCCAATCTACTGGCATGGCACTCTGGGTCGCGCCAAGGAAGATCTGGACCGCGCCGCTGCCGCCATCCGTGGCGATCTGGCTGCCAAGGGCGGCACCGCTCACGTGGCCGTGCTGAAATCCGTGGTGACTCAAGCTTCTTCCGCCATTCCGGTGATGCCGCTCTATATCTCCATGGCCTTCAAGATCATGAAAGAGAAGGGCATTCACGAAGGCTGCATGGAGCAGGTGGATCGCATGATGCGCACCCGTCTCTACGCTTCCGACATGGCGCTGGACGATCAGGCCCGCATCCGCATGGATGACTGGGAACTGCGCGAAGACGTGCAGCAGACCTGCCGCGACCTGTGGCCATCCATCACCAGCGAGAACCTCTCCGAGCTGACCGATTACACCGGCTACAAGCAGGAGTTCCTGCGCTTGTTCGGTTTCGGTCTGGACGAGGTCGATTACGATGCGGATGTGAATCCGGACGTGAAATTCGATGTGGTCGAGCTCTGA
- a CDS encoding sugar ABC transporter substrate-binding protein → MALFAASEVSAKPTVGMVLKSVRNEFFIEMAKGAETYAAAHPDALTLQLEGIQQEVDVTGQEAIIRKMIGQKVDALVVVPTDSVAMLPVLMEAIRAGILVINMDNKLDDRALVLEGVNVPFVGPSNFAGARSVGEYVAKKLPAGSKVGLIEGPPGAINSRARSDGFRAALRAADMVVAGVRSGYWDTAQGKSATIDLLKATPDVKALLCGNDNMAIGAAQALAELGLKGKVLIGGYDNIPGIHPYLSDGSVVATADQYPGKQAQYALDLALKALAQKITQADLPGIVQTPVELVTHP, encoded by the coding sequence GTGGCACTGTTTGCAGCCAGTGAGGTATCAGCCAAACCGACTGTCGGCATGGTACTGAAATCGGTCCGCAACGAGTTTTTCATCGAGATGGCGAAAGGGGCAGAGACCTATGCTGCGGCCCACCCCGACGCTCTGACACTACAGCTAGAAGGCATCCAGCAGGAGGTGGATGTCACAGGTCAGGAGGCGATTATCCGCAAGATGATCGGCCAGAAAGTGGATGCCCTGGTGGTGGTACCGACCGATTCGGTCGCCATGCTGCCCGTTCTGATGGAGGCGATCCGCGCCGGCATTCTGGTCATCAACATGGACAACAAGCTAGATGACAGGGCACTGGTGCTGGAAGGGGTCAATGTCCCCTTCGTCGGCCCCAGCAACTTTGCCGGCGCGCGCAGTGTCGGCGAATATGTCGCAAAAAAACTCCCGGCGGGCAGTAAAGTCGGGCTGATCGAGGGCCCCCCCGGTGCCATCAACAGCCGGGCTCGCAGTGACGGATTCCGGGCCGCCCTGCGCGCTGCTGACATGGTTGTCGCCGGCGTGCGCAGCGGCTACTGGGACACAGCTCAGGGCAAGAGCGCAACTATCGATCTCCTCAAGGCAACCCCGGACGTCAAGGCGCTGCTCTGCGGTAACGACAATATGGCCATCGGTGCCGCCCAAGCCCTAGCTGAGCTGGGGCTCAAAGGCAAGGTGCTGATCGGTGGCTATGACAATATTCCGGGGATCCACCCCTATCTCAGCGATGGATCTGTGGTGGCAACCGCAGACCAGTATCCGGGCAAGCAGGCACAATATGCGCTCGACCTCGCCCTGAAAGCGCTGGCGCAGAAAATAACGCAAGCCGATCTGCCCGGCATAGTGCAAACCCCTGTGGAGCTGGTCACACATCCTTAG
- a CDS encoding substrate-binding periplasmic protein yields the protein MKGWWVLLLLWCQLASAGPVLNIYADAYPPFIQVTGEQLSGPYVDVFARLAKQQGIEIHLQAKPMRRLLKIVATEPNSCGLGVHFSAENAETLRYVARIAPITLAVYARQETIPPLSNIEALRNYRIGAIDVAELRELLDNAAIRYELLPKASLGIAMLQAGRFDLLISDELPELITSPRHKNRLQRVMILARVERWLACHPQLPPDTVKRLRTSLSLGVFGDAMADIWQGYGLSSVYEGVRREWIVIP from the coding sequence ATGAAGGGGTGGTGGGTATTGCTGCTGTTGTGGTGCCAACTTGCATCGGCCGGGCCAGTGCTAAACATCTATGCCGATGCCTACCCCCCTTTCATTCAGGTTACCGGAGAACAGCTGAGCGGCCCTTATGTCGATGTCTTTGCCCGCTTGGCCAAGCAGCAAGGGATAGAGATTCATTTGCAAGCCAAGCCCATGCGGCGTCTGCTCAAAATAGTGGCCACCGAGCCAAACAGCTGCGGACTTGGGGTGCACTTTTCGGCGGAAAATGCCGAAACCCTGCGCTACGTTGCGCGCATCGCCCCCATCACCCTCGCAGTCTACGCCCGGCAAGAAACTATTCCGCCCCTGAGCAACATAGAAGCGCTACGCAACTACCGGATTGGTGCCATCGATGTGGCAGAGCTGAGGGAGCTGCTTGATAACGCAGCGATCCGCTACGAGCTGCTACCCAAGGCCAGTCTGGGGATCGCCATGCTGCAAGCCGGGCGCTTCGACCTGTTGATTAGCGACGAGCTCCCCGAGCTGATCACCTCCCCCAGACATAAAAACAGGCTCCAGCGAGTGATGATCCTTGCCCGGGTGGAAAGGTGGCTAGCCTGCCATCCGCAACTCCCGCCCGACACAGTGAAACGCCTGCGCACATCGCTCTCTCTTGGAGTCTTTGGCGATGCCATGGCCGATATCTGGCAAGGGTATGGTTTGAGCTCGGTATATGAGGGGGTCAGACGGGAGTGGATTGTTATTCCCTGA